Proteins from one Malaya genurostris strain Urasoe2022 chromosome 2, Malgen_1.1, whole genome shotgun sequence genomic window:
- the LOC131427155 gene encoding DNA topoisomerase 3-alpha, whose translation MFRRLYLNTIRTFCSAEKNRNVTMKYLNVAEKNDASKNIANLLSRGTAQRREGFSPYNKIYEFEYTIRGQRVQMVMTSVSGHLLNFEFLPSFRGWNSCNPEQLFEAPVRKNCTENAQKIKKTLEREIRGCQTLVIWTDCDREGENIGFEIIEVCRAIKPQIRVLRAKFSEITTPSVKRAVENLAEPDERQNEAVNVRSELDLRIGAAFTRFQTLRLQSVFPEKIVNNLVSYGSCQIPTLGFVAQRYKEIERFIPQAFWKIRLNHTINELTVEFHWARNRLFDKQCCEAYLMLCQADPLVKIVNVTNKPKSKWRPTPMDTIELEKLGSRKLKINAKQTMTIAEKLYTQGIISYPRTETNMFTHDIKLGPLVEMQTNHPNWGSFAQKVLEWGPNPRNGKKSDQAHPPIHPTKFVSNLTGDEQKVYELIVRHFLACLSKDAVGAETIVNAVIAAEEFTASGLCILERNYLEVYPYDRWNSKEIHAYQVGNTFEPTDLDLHEGSTTAPNMLTEADLIALMEKHGIGTDATHAEHINTIKERGYIGEADRGFLVPGTLGMGLVEGYESMELPLAQPELRAGLEADLKLICEGRKDPKIVLQEQILKYKEAYRVITEKARALDQAMGQRLNHTPRDAPTNQFSTGGSASIQEVCKCPKCGQMMCLRTKKDGNGYYLGCLGFPDCKNSVWFDENIKEVTGTDEVCPKCGGINKKMAVKFRHARFYGLLNHVNDQTYKTCIVCDDKFCDILGINTSLVKQFRPNGIRADIAIPPRGTVPRSSNNSRPTIPPNRLAQNSNDRSSGYNTGSNNWSSHNDDDDDDDRRGGGGGAIVAGRKNVPANTGWGGSWNSSIVVTPNASNSARNRTNDSQAQNSRSHDEQVMCRCSLPTKELTVKKDGPNKGRPFFACPKAQNEQCGFFQWADENTAPQASSGSSWGSHSRLPSRANGNSSEWGRTHGNSGDGQGPKGKGGRGTGERGKVTRKCGFCRQEGHTKAKCPQRESIDY comes from the exons ATGTTTCGAAGGTTATATCTTAACACTATAAGAACCTTTTGCTCTGCTGAGAAAAATAGGAATGTTACTATGAAGTACCTTAACGTTGCTGAGAAAAACGATGCCTCAAAAAACATCGCTAACCTACTGTCCCGTGGGACAGCTCAACGG CGTGAAGGATTTTCTCCATACAATAAAATCTATGAATTCGAATACACAATCCGAGGACAGCGAGTTCAAATGGTTATGACTTCCGTTTCTGGTCATTTGTTGAATTTCGAGTTTCTGCCCTCCTTTCGCGGTTGGAACAGTTGTAATCCTGAACAACTTTTCGAAGCTCCCGTACGGAAAAATTGTACCGAAAAcgcacaaaaaataaaaaagaccCTGGAACGTGAGATTCGTGGTTGCCAAACACTAGTTATTTGGACCGATTGTGATCGCGAGGGTGAAAATATCGGATTCGAAATCATCGAAGTCTGTCGAGCTATCAAACCTCAGATCCGTGTACTGCGAgctaaattttcggaaattacaACACCATCTGTAAAACGCGCAGTGGAAAATCTGGCGGAACCAGACGAACGACAAAATGAAGCGGTCAATGTAAGAAGTGAATTAGATTTGCGAATAGGAGCTGCATTTACCCGGTTTCAAACGTTGCGGCTGCAAAGTGTTTTTCCGGAAAAAATAGTCAATAATTTGGTCTCCTATGGCAGTTGTCAAATCCCAACGTTGGGCTTCGTTGCCCAACGGTATAAAGAAATCGAAAGATTTATTCCACAAGCTTTCTGGAAAATACGGT tGAATCATACTATTAATGAACTCACAGTAGAATTCCATTGGGCAAGAAACCGTCTGTTTGATAAACAATGCTGTGAGGCATATTTGATGCTATGTCAGGCAGATCCCCTCGTAAAAATTGTTAATGTAACGAATAAGCCGAAAAGTAAGTGGCGACCTACTCCAATGGATACGATAGAGCTGGAGAAGTTAGGCTCGAGGAAGCTCAAAATTAATGCCAAACAAACAATGACAATAGCGGAAAAACTGTACACACAAG GTATCATAAGTTACCCACGTACGGAAACCAACATGTTCACCCATGATATAAAACTGGGTCCGTTGGTAGAAATGCAAACCAACCACCCGAATTGGGGTTCGTTCGCTCAAAAAGTACTTGAATGGGGGCCAAATCCTCGTAACGGAAAAAAATCTGACCAAGCCCATCCACCGATTCATCCCACGAAGTTCGTATCAAATCTTACTGGCGATGAGCAAAAAGTGTATGAATTGATTGTGCGACATTTTCTAGCCTGTCTCAGTAAAGATGCCGTTGGAGCAGAAACGATAGTTAACGCTGTAATTGCAGCAGAGGAGTTTACTGCGTCCGGGCTATGCATTCTTGAACGAAACTACCTGGAAGTTTATCCATATGATCGATGGAATTCAAAAGAAATTCATGCCTATCAGGTGGGCAATACATTTGAACCGACGGACTTAGATCTCCATGAAGGGTCAACGACCGCACCGAACATGTTAACCGAGGCGGATTTAATTGCATTGATGGAAAAGCACGGAATCGGAACTGATGCCACGCATGCCGAGCATATCAATACGATCAAAGAACGTGGTTATATCGGAGAAGCGGATCGCGGTTTTCTGGTACCGGGAACGCTTGGGATGGGATTAGTCGAGGGTTACGAGTCGATGGAACTGCCTCTTGCCCAACCAGAACTTCGAGCTGGGCTTGAAGCTGATCTGAAGTTAATTTGCGAAGGTAGAAAAGACCCTAAAATTGTGCTGCAAGAACAGATTCTGAAGTATAAGGAGGCATACAGAGTAATCACAGAAAAAGCCAGAGCTCTAGATCAAGCGATGGGCCAGAGACTCAATCATACCCCGAGGGATGCTCCCACAAATCAGTTCAGCACGGGAGGTTCGGCTTCTATACAAGAAGTCTGCAAATGTCCCAAATGTGGTCAAATGATGTGTCTGAGAACGAAAAAGGATGGAAATGGATACTATTTAGGTTGTCTTGGTTTCCCTGATTGTAAAAATAGTGTATGGTTTGACGAAAATATAAAAGAAGTTACAGGAACGGATGAGGTCTGTCCAAAGTGTGGTGGGATCAATAAAAAGATGGCCGTAAAATTTAGGCATGCTCGATTTTATGGGTTGCTTAACCACGTTAACGATCAAACTTACAAAACCTGCATCGTATGTGACGACAAATTCTGCGATATTCTTGGGATCAACACTAGCTTAGTAAAGCAATTCCGACCGAATGGAATTCGAGCAGATATTGCAATACCACCACGTGGAACAGTGCCTCGCAGCAGTAATAATTCACGACCTACGATTCCTCCTAACCGATTGGCACAGAACTCGAACGACCGATCCAGTGGGTATAACACTGGCAGTAACAATTGGAGCTcccataatgatgatgatgacgatgatgatcgaCGAGGCGGTGGAGGGGGAGCGATTGTTGCCGGTAGGAAAAACGTTCCTGCTAATACCGGTTGGGGTGGTAGCTGGAACTCATCCATAGTGGTTACACCAAATGCCTCCAACTCAGCACGCAACAGAACTAACGATTCCCAGGCACAAAATTCACGATCGCACGATGAACAGGTTATGTGTCGTTGTTCTCTGCCAACGAAAGAATTAACGGTTAAAAAAGATGGTCCCAACAAAGGACGGCCGTTTTTCGCCTGTCCCAAGGCTCAAAATGAACAGTGCGGTTTCTTTCAGTGGGCTGATGAAAACACTGCCCCACAAGCGTCATCGGGATCATCGTGGGGTAGCCATTCTAGACTACCTTCCAGGGCTAATGGTAATTCGTCAGAGTGGGGAAGAACGCACGGTAATAGCGGAGATGGACAAGGCCCGAAGGGCAAAGGTGGCAGAGGAACGGGAGAGCGTGGTAAAGTGACGCGGAAATGCGGCTTCTGTCGTCAGGAGGGACATACAAAAGCGAAGTGTCCTCAGCGGGAAAGTATAGATTATTGA
- the LOC131429099 gene encoding putative nuclease HARBI1: MITNVITTLLSSSESNSSSSEEESSDEFEELCLVYAKTDLGRKKIRLSNFYEEVVEKYCEEAFCQNFRISKSTANMIVEKYENSTFFKTKSMGGIKEIPAKIQMLSFLWFSANKDSYREVCNLFGQSESTFYKHLNLILDFFVDVAKNLIHFPETRQEKEKLARSFQQISGFINVLGCIDGCYIYIRQPANKIRSTYVNRHDLLSITLQGICDSNKRFMDVCIGAPSKVHDARIFSISPISKELPVLCEGKFHLLGDAAYTLREYLLTPYKDYGTLSPRRRRYNIKHSQTRVKIENAFGLLKQRFRQLIRLDFFDTERASKFVLACCVLHNICIDMDDSLPERIAIDMNENLPGVRQYDDENSQRSTALKLLGEAKRSEIVNIIT, encoded by the exons ATGATAACAAACGTGATTACAACTTTATTGTCAAGTTCTGAGAGTAACTCCAGTAGCTCGGAAGAGGAGTCTTCAGACGAATTTGAGGAATTATGTCTCGTTTATGCAAAAACCGATTTAGGACGGAAGAAAATTCGGCTATCGAATTTTTACGAGGAAGTCgttgaaaaatattgtgaaGAAGCT TTTTGTCAAAACTTTCGTATAAGCAAATCTACAGCCAATATGAtcgttgaaaaatatgaaaattccacttttTTCAAGACAAAGTCTATGGGCGGAATAAAAGAAATTCCTGCTAAAATACAAATGCTTTCCTTTTTGTg gttttctgcaAATAAGGATTCATACCGCGAAGTGTGTAACCTGTTCGGGCAATCGGAGTCGACTTTTTATAAACATTTAAATTTGATTCTTGATTTTTTCGTTGATGTAGCCAAAAATCTTATACATTTTCCTGAAACACGTCAAGAGAAAGAAAAACTCGCCAGAAGCTTTCAGCAG ATATCTGGATTTATAAACGTGTTGGGTTGTATTGATGGATGTTACATCTACATTCGACAACCAGCTAACAAGATTAGGTCTACATACGTAAACCGCCATGATTTATTATCTATAACGCTTCAAGGCATTTGCGATTCAAACAAACGCTTCATGGATGTTTGCATAGGAGCACCAAGCAAAGTTCACGATGCCAGAATATTCTCTATATCACCCATTAGTAAAGAATTACCTGTACTGTGTGAAGGCAAGTTTCATCTTCTGGGGGACGCAGCATATACTTTACGAGAATATCTGCTCACACCCTACAAAGATTACGGAACCTTGTCTCCAAGGCGTAGGAGATACAATATCAAGCATAGCCAAACACGAGTCAAAATAGAGAATGCATTTGGTTTGCTTAAGCAACGATTTAGACAGCTAATCAGACTTGACTTTTTTGATACTGAACGAGCCAGCAAGTTTGTGCTGGCATGCTGTGTACTGCATAATATATGCATCGATATGGACGATTCATTACCGGAACGGATAGCCATAGATATGAATGAGAACCTCCCAGGAGTACGCCAATACGATGACGAAAACTCCCAAAGATCAACTGCGTTGAAGTTGTTGGGCGAGGCGAAAAGAAGCGAAATTGTGAACATAATAACATGA